In Quercus robur chromosome 11, dhQueRobu3.1, whole genome shotgun sequence, the following proteins share a genomic window:
- the LOC126707259 gene encoding uncharacterized protein LOC126707259 isoform X2, producing MESIAPPTRSPPSSPMSEDRVPHATPSIASIFPPNYSRSGGSASDQTIPQYSNSISIIFPPTKSQTESSESNQRFGQFSHSISSIFPPTKSQTDQSSESNQRLKVFSKNSMLSVFPPTKSQTESSESNQRFGQFSHSIPSIFPPTNSQTDQSSESNQRLTRFSKYSISSIFPPTKSQTESSESNQRFGQFSHSIPSIFLPTNSQTDQSSESNEGLTRFSQYFISSIFPPNMFDDTNNLDSMPKDMQNTKENKGNITSKKESIDVPEFKDLHLSRVVCPYKQTLQRRLQWLIEDDVHMKWTYAVFWKLLHDYSGESILAWDFGYYQGNKDNLKAKTTSEVEQEHVKKVLVNLSLLNSGFVDEQELTDTKWFFLASKMLSFVNGSDLPGKAFTTSNPVWVAGESSLASLPYDRARQGQHSGLQTMMYVPFKIGVVELGSTELLLQEENLDSPEAVLRTLTSGEAVLRILTSGMDPILEIRSLNFQNI from the exons ATGGAATCAATTGCCCCACCCACTAGATCTCCTCCTAGTAGCCCAATGAGTGAAGATAGAGTTCCACATGCTACTCCTTCCATAGCTTCAATTTTCCCACCAAACTATTCTAGGTCTGGTGGTTCAGCATCTGATCAAACGATTCCACAATACTCTAATTCCATATCGATAATCTTCCCACCAACAAAGTCACAGACTGAGAGTTCAGAATCCAATCAAAGATTTGGACAATTCTCACATTCCATATCCTCAATCTTCCCACCGACCAAGTCTCAAACTGATCAAAGTTCAGAATCCAATCAAAGACTAAAAGTATTCTCTAAAAATTCCATGTTGTCAGTGTTCCCACCAACAAAGTCACAGACTGAGAGTTCAGAATCCAATCAAAGATTTGGACAATTCTCACATTCCATAC CCTCAATCTTCCCGCCGACCAATTCTCAAACTGATCAAAGTTCAGAATCCAATCAAAGACTAACACGATTCTCTAAATATTCCATATCGTCAATCTTCCCACCAACAAAGTCACAAACTGAGAGTTCAGAATCCAATCAAAGATTTGGACAATTCTCACATTCCATAC CCTCAATCTTCTTGCCGACCAATTCTCAAACTGATCAAAGTTCAGAATCCAATGAAGGACTAACACGATTCTCTCAATATTTCATATCGTCAATCTTCCCGCCAAACATGTTTGATGATACAAATAATTTGGATAGCATGCCTAAAGATATGCAgaatacaaaagaaaacaaaggaaatatTACAAGTAAAAAAGAGAGTATAGATGTGCCTGAATTCAAAGATCTTCATTTGAGTAGAGTTGTATGTCCTTACAAGCAAACCCTTCAAAGGCGGCTCCAGTGGCTGATTGAGGACGACGTCCACATGAAATGGACCTATGCCGTCTTCTGGAAGTTATTGCACGACTATTCTGGTGAGTCAATTTTGGCCTGGGATTTCGGATACTACCAAGGCAACAAAGACAATCTTAAGGCCAAGACAACATCTGAGGTGGAACAGGAGCATGTTAAGAAGGTGTTGGTCAACCTCAGTTTGTTGAACTCGGGATTTGTTGACGAACAAGAGCTCACTGACACCAAGTGGTTCTTCTTGGCATCGAAAATGTTGTCCTTCGTGAACGGCAGCGACCTCCCAGGCAAGGCTTTTACCACTTCAAATCCAGTTTGGGTGGCTGGTGAGAGCTCACTGGCAAGCTTGCCATATGATCGGGCTCGTCAGGGCCAGCATTCTGGGCTCCAGACCATGATGTACGTACCCTTCAAAATTGGCGTTGTGGAATTGGGCTCTACTGAACTTCTTTTACAGGAAGAAAATTTAGATAGTCCCGAAGCAGTACTTCGGACTCTCACATCGGGAGAAGCAGTACTTCGAATTCTCACATCAGGAATGGATCCTATACTTGAAATTCGAtcgttaaattttcaaaatatatag
- the LOC126707259 gene encoding uncharacterized protein LOC126707259 isoform X1 produces MESIAPPTRSPPSSPMSEDRVPHATPSIASIFPPNYSRSGGSASDQTIPQYSNSISIIFPPTKSQTESSESNQRFGQFSHSISSIFPPTKSQTDQSSESNQRLKVFSKNSMLSVFPPTKSQTESSESNQRFGQFSHSIPSIFPPTNSQTDQSSESNQRLTRFSKYSISSIFPPTKSQTESSESNQRFGQFSHSIPPIFPPTKPQTDQSLESNQRFGQFSHSIPSIFLPTNSQTDQSSESNEGLTRFSQYFISSIFPPNMFDDTNNLDSMPKDMQNTKENKGNITSKKESIDVPEFKDLHLSRVVCPYKQTLQRRLQWLIEDDVHMKWTYAVFWKLLHDYSGESILAWDFGYYQGNKDNLKAKTTSEVEQEHVKKVLVNLSLLNSGFVDEQELTDTKWFFLASKMLSFVNGSDLPGKAFTTSNPVWVAGESSLASLPYDRARQGQHSGLQTMMYVPFKIGVVELGSTELLLQEENLDSPEAVLRTLTSGEAVLRILTSGMDPILEIRSLNFQNI; encoded by the exons ATGGAATCAATTGCCCCACCCACTAGATCTCCTCCTAGTAGCCCAATGAGTGAAGATAGAGTTCCACATGCTACTCCTTCCATAGCTTCAATTTTCCCACCAAACTATTCTAGGTCTGGTGGTTCAGCATCTGATCAAACGATTCCACAATACTCTAATTCCATATCGATAATCTTCCCACCAACAAAGTCACAGACTGAGAGTTCAGAATCCAATCAAAGATTTGGACAATTCTCACATTCCATATCCTCAATCTTCCCACCGACCAAGTCTCAAACTGATCAAAGTTCAGAATCCAATCAAAGACTAAAAGTATTCTCTAAAAATTCCATGTTGTCAGTGTTCCCACCAACAAAGTCACAGACTGAGAGTTCAGAATCCAATCAAAGATTTGGACAATTCTCACATTCCATAC CCTCAATCTTCCCGCCGACCAATTCTCAAACTGATCAAAGTTCAGAATCCAATCAAAGACTAACACGATTCTCTAAATATTCCATATCGTCAATCTTCCCACCAACAAAGTCACAAACTGAGAGTTCAGAATCCAATCAAAGATTTGGACAATTCTCACATTCCATACCTCCAATCTTCCCACCGACCAAGCCTCAAACTGATCAAAGTTTGGAATCCAATCAAAGATTTGGACAATTCTCACATTCCATACCCTCAATCTTCTTGCCGACCAATTCTCAAACTGATCAAAGTTCAGAATCCAATGAAGGACTAACACGATTCTCTCAATATTTCATATCGTCAATCTTCCCGCCAAACATGTTTGATGATACAAATAATTTGGATAGCATGCCTAAAGATATGCAgaatacaaaagaaaacaaaggaaatatTACAAGTAAAAAAGAGAGTATAGATGTGCCTGAATTCAAAGATCTTCATTTGAGTAGAGTTGTATGTCCTTACAAGCAAACCCTTCAAAGGCGGCTCCAGTGGCTGATTGAGGACGACGTCCACATGAAATGGACCTATGCCGTCTTCTGGAAGTTATTGCACGACTATTCTGGTGAGTCAATTTTGGCCTGGGATTTCGGATACTACCAAGGCAACAAAGACAATCTTAAGGCCAAGACAACATCTGAGGTGGAACAGGAGCATGTTAAGAAGGTGTTGGTCAACCTCAGTTTGTTGAACTCGGGATTTGTTGACGAACAAGAGCTCACTGACACCAAGTGGTTCTTCTTGGCATCGAAAATGTTGTCCTTCGTGAACGGCAGCGACCTCCCAGGCAAGGCTTTTACCACTTCAAATCCAGTTTGGGTGGCTGGTGAGAGCTCACTGGCAAGCTTGCCATATGATCGGGCTCGTCAGGGCCAGCATTCTGGGCTCCAGACCATGATGTACGTACCCTTCAAAATTGGCGTTGTGGAATTGGGCTCTACTGAACTTCTTTTACAGGAAGAAAATTTAGATAGTCCCGAAGCAGTACTTCGGACTCTCACATCGGGAGAAGCAGTACTTCGAATTCTCACATCAGGAATGGATCCTATACTTGAAATTCGAtcgttaaattttcaaaatatatag